A stretch of Henckelia pumila isolate YLH828 chromosome 4, ASM3356847v2, whole genome shotgun sequence DNA encodes these proteins:
- the LOC140864480 gene encoding WEB family protein At5g55860-like produces MVAKDYQKTKGSAKAEVGEIDTSAPFQSVKDAVSLFGEGAFSGEKPAFKKAKPQSAERVLAKETQLHLVEKELNRLKDQLQNAEMTKAQALAELEKAKWTVSDLTQKLKSINESKDSAIKDVEVAEHQAKQLAESNNDNSKVTAESSNTDLETSRVQYMAMVTELDAAKQELIKTRQNYDASVKDRDIASKRAAEANNSAQENVGKVGELSKEIATVQDSIQQVKFTIAQAKEDETNICDEKEKQKQLYKAKHDETLKKLLALKKDIDPELVKNLETQLSETLSETEGLKKDMGGRRDADLDSVKAVTSELDGAKESLHKVVEEENTLRNLVETRKSELDDIKKEHSDLKEKEAETESIAGSLHVKLRKAKFELEEALLEEAKVRGASDEMIATIRQLALERENAKHEAEDMKQQAKELKGVAEAARIELEEVEKKLRFALHEAEESKEAEARALDQIKILSEKTEAARVSTSEPGAQITISRDEFESLSHKVEESEKLTGMKVAAAMAQVEAVKASENEALKRFEATQKEIEDMKAATQEALKKAEMAEAAKKAVEGELRRWREREQKKAAEAASMILAETEKSPPVSPPPVYQTQKQKPQETVVQSRKLEKAKTSVAKKVLMPSLTGVFHKKKTQVGGGSPSYLPGEKPVW; encoded by the exons ATGGTGGCAAAAGATTATCAGAAAACCAAAGGTTCAGCTAAAGCTGAGGTGGGAGAAATTGACACCAGTGCACCGTTTCAATCTGTCAAAGATGCTGTCAGTTTATTTGGCGAAGGTGCCTTTTCAGGGGAAAAGCCAGCCTTTAAGAAGGCAAAACCACAATCTGCAGAA AGAGTGCTGGCAAAAGAGACTCAGCTTCACTTGGTCGAGAAAGAGCTTAATAGGTTGAAAGATCAATTACAAAATGCGGAGATGACCAAAGCTCAGGCTCTTGCAGAGCTTGAAAAAGCTAAATGGACTGTTTCAGATCTTACCCAGAAACTGAAAAGTATAAATGAATCCAAGGATTCAGCAATTAAGGATGTGGAAGTCGCTGAGCATCAAGCAAAGCAACTCGCGGAATCCAACAATGACAATTCTAAAGTAACTGCTGAATCTTCAAATACAGATCTTGAAACTTCTAGAGTTCAGTATATGGCTATGGTCACCGAACTTGATGCGGCAAAACAAGAGTTGATAAAAACACGCCAAAATTATGACGCATCTGTGAAAGATAGGGACATTGCCAGCAAGCGAGCTGCTGAGGCAAATAATTCTGCCCAGGAAAATGTGGGAAAAGTTGGTGAGTTATCCAAGGAAATAGCTACTGTCCAAGACTCGATTCAGCAAGTGAAGTTTACAATAGCTCAAGCGAAGGAAGACGAAACAAATATTTGtgatgaaaaggaaaaacaaaagCAGTTATACAAAGCAAAACATGACGAGACATTAAAAAAATTGCTTGCTTTGAAAAAAGATATAGATCCGGAACTTGTTAAGAATCTGGAGACTCAATTGAGTGAAACCTTGTCGGAGACAGAAGGTTTAAAAAAGGATATGGGGGGTAGAAGAGATGCAGATCTTGATTCTGTGAAGGCTGTTACTTCAGAGTTGGATGGTGCTAAAGAGTCTCTGCATAAAGTGGTGGAAGAGGAGAATACTTTGAGAAATCTAGTGGAGACCCGTAAATCAGAACTGGATGACATTAAAAAGGAGCACTCTGACTTGAAAGAGAAAGAAGCAGAAACAGAATCCATTGCAGGTAGTCTGCATGTGAAGCTCCGAAAAGCAAAGTTTGAGCTTGAAGAAGCGCTTTTGGAAGAAGCAAAAGTGAGGGGTGCTTCTGACGAAATGATCGCTACAATCCGGCAGCTTGCTTTGGAGAGAGAGAATGCGAAACATGAAGCTGAAGACATGAAGCAGCAAGCAAAGGAGCTTAAGGGAGTAGCAGAAGCAGCCAGAATTGAACTCGAAGAAGTAGAAAAGAAACTGAGATTTGCTTTGCATGAAGCAGAAGAATCAAAGGAAGCTGAAGCTAGAGCCCTTGATCAGATCAAGATTTTGTCTGAGAAAACTGAGGCAGCCCGTGTCTCAACTTCAGAGCCTGGTGCCCAGATTACAATATCAAGAGACGAGTTTGAATCACTGAGCCATAAGGTTGAGGAATCTGAAAAACTAACAGGTATGAAAGTTGCAGCAGCGATGGCTCAGGTGGAAGCAGTGAAAGCCAGTGAAAATGAGGCCCTGAAGAGATTCGAGGCTACACAGAAGGAAATCGAGGACATGAAAGCTGCAACTCAGGAGGCACTGAAGAAAGCAGAGATGGCCGAGGCAGCCAAGAAGGCAGTTGAGGGAGAACTCAGAAGATGGCGTGAACGGGAGCAGAAGAAGGCAGCAGAAGCAGCGTCTATGATTCTCGCCGAAACAGAGAAGTCCCCCCCCGTATCACCCCCTCCTGTGTACCAAACCCAGAAGCAGAAGCCTCAAGAGACGGTCGTGCAATCTCGAAAGTTAGAGAAAGCAAAAACATCAGTAGCCAAGAAAGTGCTAATGCCTAGCCTCACCGGGGTGTTTCACAAGAAGAAAACCCAAGTGGGGGGTGGTTCTCCTTCTTATTTGCCCGGTGAGAAACCGGTTTGGTGA